From the Procambarus clarkii isolate CNS0578487 chromosome 70, FALCON_Pclarkii_2.0, whole genome shotgun sequence genome, one window contains:
- the LOC123748604 gene encoding cyclin-dependent kinase inhibitor 1C-like produces MYKRECFGKGWELSEGESAKPLDDIEHLKEEQSYDPLEEQSYDPLEEQSYDPLEEQSNDPLEEQSNDPLEEQSNDPLEEQSNDPLEEQSNDPLEEQSNDPLEEQSNDPLEEQSYDPLEEQSYDPLEEQSYDPLEEQSNNPLEEQSNNPLEEQSNDPLEEQSNDPLEEVK; encoded by the exons ATGTATAAGCGTGAATGTTTCGGGAAGGGCTGGGAACTATcagagggggaaagcgccaagccattagacgaTATAGAGCACTTGAAAG AAGAACAGTCATATGACCCATTAGAAGAACAGTCATATGACCCATTAGAAGAACAGTCATATGACCCATTAGAAGAACAGTCAAATGACCCATTAGAAGAACAGTCAAATGACCCATTAGAAGAACAGTCAAATGACCCATTAGAAGAACAGTCAAATGACCCATTAGAAGAACAGTCAAATGACCCATTAGAAGAACAGTCAAATGACCCATTAGAAGAACAGTCAAATGACCCATTAGAAGAACAGTCATATGACCCATTAGAAGAACAGTCATATGACCCATTAGAAGAACAGTCATATGACCCATTAGAAGAACAGTCAAATAACCCATTAGAAGAACAGTCAAATAACCCATTAGAAGAACAGTCAAATGACCCATTAGAAGAACAGTCAAATGACCCATTAGAAGAAGTCAAATGA